A genomic region of Streptomyces rimosus contains the following coding sequences:
- a CDS encoding phage major capsid protein has translation MPTATIEDLTGQMKHALTEARAIAKKAEDEDRDFTPEEAGQLREHMAKATEAKAAIEKAKGNDELRKTLADLGDDIALNAKTDDDGRRRTASGFDLPDRRKSIGQQFTDSPEYKALLAQAPSGQFGQKQRVQSGMAGFKSLVTGASDTSAGAWVTNDQIGLQVGLDAFQRPLRLRDVVTSGTTTSDTVEYVRVTSVTNAAAPVAEATTSAAPTAPGGAGALVNATGGGYKPESALAAAKVTAPVKTIAHWIPVTKRALSDAAQIRTLIDAFLRYGLEEELEDQMIQGDNTGENFEGLGNISGVQAQAWDTNALVTLRKAKTKVRTIGRSVANAYLLNPQDVETIDLLTDNENRYYFGGPSGTGSAQPLWNLPVIETEAVPAGTGYVGDFRKAILWDREQATIQMTDSHLDFFVRNLVAILAEMRAAFGVVQPNAFVEIDLTP, from the coding sequence ATGCCCACCGCGACCATCGAGGATCTGACCGGCCAGATGAAGCACGCGCTCACCGAAGCGCGCGCCATCGCCAAGAAGGCCGAAGACGAGGACAGGGATTTCACCCCGGAAGAGGCCGGCCAACTGCGCGAGCACATGGCCAAGGCCACTGAGGCCAAGGCCGCGATCGAAAAGGCCAAGGGCAATGACGAGCTGCGCAAGACGCTCGCCGACCTCGGTGACGACATCGCCCTGAACGCCAAGACCGACGACGACGGCCGCCGCCGCACGGCCTCCGGGTTCGACCTGCCCGACCGGCGCAAGTCGATCGGGCAGCAGTTCACCGACTCCCCCGAGTACAAGGCGCTGCTCGCGCAGGCGCCGTCCGGCCAGTTCGGGCAGAAGCAGCGCGTCCAGTCGGGCATGGCCGGCTTCAAGAGCCTGGTGACCGGCGCCTCGGACACTTCGGCGGGCGCCTGGGTGACCAACGACCAGATCGGCCTGCAGGTCGGCCTGGACGCCTTCCAGCGGCCGCTGCGGCTGCGGGATGTGGTCACCTCCGGCACCACCACGTCCGACACCGTCGAGTACGTGCGGGTCACCAGCGTGACCAACGCCGCCGCCCCCGTGGCCGAGGCCACGACGTCGGCGGCGCCGACCGCGCCGGGCGGCGCCGGTGCGCTGGTCAACGCGACCGGCGGCGGCTACAAGCCCGAGTCGGCGCTGGCCGCCGCGAAGGTCACCGCGCCGGTGAAGACCATCGCGCACTGGATCCCCGTCACCAAGCGGGCCCTGTCCGACGCCGCACAGATCAGGACGCTCATCGACGCCTTCCTCCGCTACGGACTGGAGGAGGAACTCGAAGACCAGATGATCCAGGGCGACAACACGGGCGAGAACTTCGAGGGCCTGGGCAACATCAGCGGCGTGCAGGCGCAGGCGTGGGACACCAACGCCCTGGTCACCCTGCGCAAGGCCAAGACGAAGGTGCGCACCATTGGCCGGTCGGTCGCCAACGCGTACCTGCTCAACCCGCAGGACGTCGAGACCATCGACCTGCTGACCGACAACGAAAACAGGTACTACTTCGGCGGCCCGTCCGGCACTGGCTCGGCGCAGCCGCTGTGGAACCTGCCGGTCATCGAGACCGAGGCCGTCCCGGCCGGCACCGGCTACGTCGGCGACTTCCGCAAGGCGATCCTGTGGGATCGCGAGCAGGCCACCATTCAGATGACTGACAGTCACCTGGACTTCTTCGTCCGTAACCTCGTCGCGATCCTCGCCGAGATGCGTGCGGCTTTCGGCGTGGTCCAGCCGAATGCGTTCGTCGAGATCGACCTGACCCCCTGA
- a CDS encoding mobile element protein, translating to MATDEFLADPAELSTWTGRPETDPKLLAALRAASRRFRGAVGHRITLVLDDMVTLDGGGRTSLLLPVWPTIAVTQVRVDGTALVAAADFDWSEAGLLRRLGCGQRWPDRLHSVEVTYSHGWAEVPEDIQEAVIDQARTMLALRPAVQAMQTGGQTITYGAQAAVGVTDQWARAVARHKVRTSGDA from the coding sequence GTGGCGACTGACGAATTCCTCGCGGACCCCGCGGAGCTGTCCACGTGGACCGGCCGACCGGAGACGGACCCGAAGCTGCTCGCCGCGCTGCGGGCCGCCTCACGGCGCTTCCGCGGAGCAGTCGGGCACCGGATCACTTTGGTACTCGATGACATGGTGACGCTGGACGGCGGCGGCCGCACCTCGCTGCTGCTGCCGGTATGGCCCACCATCGCCGTCACCCAGGTCCGCGTCGACGGCACGGCCCTGGTGGCGGCCGCGGACTTCGACTGGTCAGAGGCTGGGCTGCTGCGGCGCCTGGGCTGCGGCCAGCGCTGGCCCGACCGGCTGCACAGCGTCGAGGTGACCTACAGCCACGGCTGGGCCGAGGTTCCCGAGGACATCCAGGAAGCCGTCATCGACCAGGCCCGGACCATGCTGGCGCTGCGGCCGGCGGTCCAGGCGATGCAGACCGGCGGGCAGACCATTACCTACGGGGCACAGGCCGCCGTGGGCGTCACCGACCAGTGGGCTCGGGCCGTGGCCCGCCACAAGGTCCGCACCAGCGGAGACGCCTGA
- a CDS encoding Ig-like domain-containing protein: MAGDPSNASLWTDADVYVGPVTAANPANANAPFGSDWGLVGLLDGDDGMPESRDEDTDDKFAWGGILVRTSRSHFKLTKSFSVLEDNAVTRSLIWPGSTESQIIVPVPVPVKIGFEVRDSGTGKIKRLITRRHAIVEVDGDVDENETDLTKVTLVATIFPDGSKVLFDRQGTPVLQSLAVAPSTQSVAVGAIASLTATATYDDTSTQDVTTTATWTSSAPTKATVTAGFVKGIATGSATVTAAYSGQTATCAVTVTSS; the protein is encoded by the coding sequence GTGGCCGGCGACCCGAGTAACGCATCACTGTGGACCGATGCCGACGTGTACGTCGGCCCCGTCACGGCGGCCAACCCCGCCAACGCCAACGCCCCGTTCGGTTCCGACTGGGGGCTGGTGGGCCTGCTGGACGGCGACGACGGTATGCCGGAAAGCAGGGATGAGGACACGGACGACAAGTTCGCCTGGGGCGGCATCCTTGTGCGCACGTCGCGGAGCCACTTCAAGCTGACCAAGTCGTTCAGCGTGCTGGAGGACAACGCGGTGACCCGGTCGCTGATCTGGCCCGGATCGACCGAGTCGCAGATCATCGTGCCCGTGCCCGTCCCGGTGAAGATCGGGTTCGAGGTGCGGGACTCCGGTACCGGCAAGATCAAACGGCTCATCACTCGCCGCCACGCCATCGTCGAGGTCGACGGCGACGTGGACGAAAACGAGACCGACCTGACCAAGGTCACCCTCGTAGCCACGATCTTCCCGGACGGCTCGAAGGTCTTGTTCGACCGGCAGGGCACGCCGGTCCTGCAGTCCCTCGCCGTGGCCCCGTCCACGCAGTCCGTGGCGGTGGGCGCCATCGCGAGCCTGACCGCGACGGCCACCTATGACGACACCTCCACTCAGGACGTGACCACCACGGCGACCTGGACGTCCAGCGCGCCGACGAAGGCCACCGTAACGGCCGGCTTCGTCAAGGGCATCGCGACCGGCAGCGCCACGGTGACGGCGGCCTACAGCGGCCAGACCGCTACCTGCGCCGTCACGGTGACCTCCTCCTGA